A genomic window from Flintibacter sp. KGMB00164 includes:
- the sfsA gene encoding DNA/RNA nuclease SfsA: MQYGKILPARFLSRPNRFVARVEAEGEELVCHVKNTGRCRELLVPGATVWLEESPNPSRKTKFDLIAVEKGDRLINMDAQAPNKVFGEWAAAGGFREGLTLLRPETTYGSSRFDFYWESSKGRGFVEVKGVTLEEDGVVRFPDAPTLRGVKHLDELVKAHEAGYEAAVCFVIQMEDVCWFAPNDETHPEFGQALRRAAQAGVEILAMDCAVTPQSLTMGKPVPIRL, encoded by the coding sequence ATGCAGTATGGTAAAATCCTCCCGGCCCGCTTTCTCTCCCGGCCCAACCGCTTTGTGGCCCGAGTGGAAGCGGAGGGCGAGGAGCTTGTTTGCCACGTAAAAAATACCGGGCGCTGCCGGGAACTGCTGGTACCCGGAGCCACCGTCTGGCTGGAGGAGAGCCCAAATCCGTCCCGCAAGACCAAATTTGACCTCATTGCAGTGGAGAAAGGGGACCGGCTCATCAATATGGACGCTCAGGCCCCAAACAAGGTGTTTGGGGAGTGGGCGGCGGCAGGGGGCTTCCGGGAGGGGCTGACGTTGCTGCGGCCGGAGACTACATACGGGAGTTCCCGGTTTGATTTTTACTGGGAGTCATCAAAAGGCCGGGGTTTTGTGGAGGTCAAGGGGGTCACTTTGGAGGAGGACGGCGTGGTCCGCTTCCCTGACGCTCCCACCCTGCGCGGGGTAAAGCATCTGGACGAGCTGGTGAAGGCCCATGAGGCGGGCTATGAGGCGGCGGTGTGCTTTGTTATCCAGATGGAGGATGTGTGCTGGTTTGCCCCCAACGATGAGACCCACCCGGAGTTTGGTCAGGCCCTGCGCCGGGCGGCTCAGGCAGGGGTGGAGATCCTGGCCATGGACTGTGCTGTCACACCCCAGTCGCTGACTATGGGAAAGCCGGTACCCATCCGATTGTGA
- a CDS encoding enhanced serine sensitivity protein SseB C-terminal domain-containing protein: protein MPEAKKPAIDLQKISNPQLVEALATLHKENTPLNQGKVLDLVLHHASFLAPVILAPVPKGSNVPPQLQGKTAIQFQLITTKDGRPFFPAFTDWEELRKFSKLKEQRVVMLRFDNYAEMVLKDDRTAGMVINPLGLSLTLDRKSLENMARKKAELARGYAEEQVEKDTQVMVGDPEEEPEELLDAVCELAEKREEIQRLWLREMVRQDGMKRYIIVVDHTGVRDEVFQAIAQAAAPHFGKLPVDMIPYGTGFADAATEDAMPFYVRGE, encoded by the coding sequence ATGCCTGAAGCAAAAAAGCCTGCCATTGATCTGCAGAAGATTTCCAACCCCCAGCTTGTGGAGGCTCTGGCCACCCTCCACAAAGAGAATACCCCCCTCAATCAGGGTAAGGTGCTGGACCTGGTGCTCCACCACGCGTCCTTCCTGGCCCCGGTGATTTTGGCTCCTGTGCCCAAGGGAAGCAATGTGCCTCCCCAGCTCCAGGGCAAGACCGCCATCCAGTTCCAGCTCATCACCACCAAGGACGGCCGTCCCTTCTTCCCCGCCTTTACCGACTGGGAGGAGCTGCGCAAGTTCAGCAAGCTCAAGGAGCAGCGGGTAGTTATGCTCCGCTTTGACAACTACGCCGAGATGGTCCTCAAGGATGACCGCACCGCCGGCATGGTGATCAATCCCCTGGGCCTGAGCCTCACCCTGGACCGCAAGAGCCTGGAGAACATGGCCCGGAAGAAGGCTGAGCTGGCCCGTGGTTATGCCGAGGAGCAGGTGGAGAAGGACACCCAGGTGATGGTGGGTGACCCGGAGGAGGAGCCTGAGGAGCTGCTGGATGCGGTGTGCGAGCTGGCCGAGAAGCGGGAAGAGATCCAGCGCCTGTGGCTGCGGGAGATGGTGCGCCAGGACGGCATGAAGCGCTATATCATCGTGGTGGACCACACCGGCGTGCGGGACGAGGTCTTCCAGGCCATCGCCCAGGCTGCTGCCCCCCACTTCGGCAAGCTGCCGGTGGACATGATCCCCTACGGCACCGGCTTTGCCGACGCCGCCACCGAGGACGCCATGCCCTTCTACGTCCGGGGAGAATAA
- the ilvA gene encoding threonine ammonia-lyase yields the protein MLTLEQFKAARSVLRGVIRDTSLIHSTALSKSTGHNVYLKPENMQVTGAYKIRGAYYKISTLSQEEKERGLITASAGNHAQGLAYAAQAAGVPATIVMPTTTPLVKVNNTKDYGAQVILHGEVFDEAAALAAQLAEEKGLTYVHPFNDLGVATGQGTIAYEIFQDLPDVDVILVPIGGGGLAAGVSTLAKLLNPNVTVIGVEPEGAASMKASLEAGHVVTLPTANTIADGVAVKTPGDLVFPYVQNNVDHIITIPDTELVDAFLDIMEKHKMVVENAGLLTVAALKRIQGKGLNVVSVLSGGNMDVITMASLVQHGLINRGRIFTFSVLLPDRPGELMRVSGLLAQDNGNIIKLEHNQFVNINRQNGVELKVTLEAFGQDHKKQILDHLVQAGYQVKEVDTADFYN from the coding sequence ATGCTCACCCTGGAACAATTCAAAGCAGCCCGATCCGTCCTGCGCGGCGTCATCCGGGACACCAGCCTGATCCACTCTACCGCCCTGTCCAAGTCCACGGGGCACAATGTGTATTTAAAACCGGAAAATATGCAGGTGACCGGCGCATACAAAATCCGCGGCGCCTACTATAAAATCAGCACCCTCTCCCAGGAGGAGAAGGAGCGGGGGCTCATTACCGCCTCCGCGGGCAACCACGCCCAGGGTCTGGCCTACGCCGCCCAGGCCGCCGGAGTGCCCGCCACCATCGTCATGCCCACCACTACCCCCCTGGTGAAGGTAAACAATACCAAGGACTACGGGGCCCAGGTCATCCTCCACGGGGAGGTCTTTGACGAGGCCGCCGCCCTGGCCGCTCAGCTGGCCGAGGAGAAGGGACTCACCTATGTCCACCCCTTCAACGATCTGGGCGTGGCCACCGGACAGGGCACCATCGCCTATGAGATCTTCCAGGACCTGCCCGACGTGGACGTGATCCTGGTGCCCATCGGCGGCGGCGGACTGGCCGCCGGTGTGTCCACCCTGGCCAAACTCTTAAACCCCAACGTCACCGTCATCGGTGTGGAGCCGGAAGGTGCGGCCTCCATGAAGGCCAGCCTGGAGGCGGGCCACGTGGTCACCCTGCCCACCGCCAACACCATTGCCGACGGCGTAGCGGTGAAGACCCCGGGCGATCTGGTCTTCCCCTATGTACAGAACAACGTGGACCACATCATCACCATTCCGGACACCGAGCTGGTGGACGCCTTCCTGGATATCATGGAAAAGCACAAGATGGTGGTGGAAAACGCGGGCCTGCTCACCGTGGCAGCCCTCAAGCGCATCCAGGGCAAGGGCCTGAACGTGGTGTCCGTCCTTTCCGGCGGCAACATGGACGTCATTACCATGGCCTCTCTGGTGCAGCACGGACTCATCAACCGGGGCCGCATCTTCACCTTCTCGGTGCTGCTGCCCGACCGTCCCGGCGAGCTGATGCGGGTGTCCGGCCTGCTGGCTCAGGACAACGGCAATATCATCAAGCTGGAGCACAACCAGTTTGTCAACATCAACCGGCAGAACGGTGTGGAGCTGAAGGTCACGCTGGAGGCCTTTGGTCAGGACCACAAGAAGCAGATTCTGGACCATTTGGTTCAGGCGGGGTATCAGGTGAAGGAAGTGGATACTGCTGACTTCTATAATTAA
- a CDS encoding toxic anion resistance protein produces the protein MSDELNLTPELTLDPSGAAAQAAAAPELTLEPTAAQVAPELTLEPTAPQAPQPDAAAIQAQRDANAVKLDESMLSDAEKKMVDEFAKKIDVTDSNLVLQYGAAAQKNIAAFSENALNSVKTKDLGEVGQALSDLVVELKGFGEEEEEKKGIFGFFQKKRKDLEALKASYAKAEVNVDKIVRALESHQVVLMKDIAMLDQMYELNTKYYKELTMYIIAGKKRLNYLRTNDLEQLKQKAAASGSQEDAQAYNDFANLCNRFEKKIHDLELTRMISVQMGPQTRLLQNNDTLMLEKIQSSLVNTIPLWKSQMVLALGLEHSRQATAAQSAVTNMTNQLLQKNADMLKMGTIDAAREAEKSIVDIQTLQHTNNQLISTLDEVMKIQTEGSQKRKEAEAELGRIEGELKQKLLELRG, from the coding sequence ATGAGTGATGAACTGAACCTGACCCCCGAGTTGACCTTAGATCCCTCCGGCGCCGCCGCCCAGGCCGCTGCCGCTCCCGAACTGACCCTGGAGCCTACCGCCGCCCAGGTAGCCCCCGAGCTCACCTTGGAGCCCACTGCACCCCAGGCTCCCCAGCCTGACGCTGCCGCCATCCAGGCCCAGCGGGACGCCAACGCCGTCAAGCTGGACGAGTCCATGCTCAGCGACGCCGAGAAAAAGATGGTGGACGAGTTTGCCAAGAAGATCGACGTCACCGACTCCAACCTGGTGCTCCAGTACGGCGCCGCCGCCCAGAAGAACATCGCCGCCTTCTCGGAAAACGCCCTGAACAGCGTGAAAACCAAGGACCTTGGCGAGGTGGGCCAGGCTCTGTCCGACCTGGTGGTGGAGCTGAAGGGCTTTGGCGAGGAGGAAGAGGAGAAGAAGGGTATCTTCGGTTTCTTCCAGAAGAAGCGCAAGGACCTGGAGGCCCTGAAGGCCAGCTATGCCAAGGCCGAGGTCAACGTGGACAAGATCGTCCGGGCGCTGGAGTCCCATCAGGTGGTGCTCATGAAGGACATCGCCATGCTGGACCAGATGTATGAGCTGAACACCAAGTACTACAAAGAGCTCACCATGTATATCATTGCGGGCAAAAAGCGCCTGAACTATCTGCGCACCAACGACCTGGAGCAGCTCAAGCAGAAGGCCGCCGCCTCCGGCAGCCAGGAGGACGCCCAGGCCTACAACGACTTTGCCAACCTGTGCAACCGCTTTGAGAAGAAGATCCACGACCTGGAGCTCACCCGCATGATCTCCGTGCAGATGGGCCCCCAGACCCGGCTGCTGCAAAATAACGACACCCTCATGCTGGAAAAAATCCAGTCCTCTCTGGTGAACACCATCCCCCTGTGGAAGAGCCAGATGGTGCTGGCCCTGGGCCTGGAGCACTCCCGCCAGGCTACGGCCGCCCAGTCCGCCGTTACCAACATGACCAACCAGCTGCTGCAGAAGAACGCGGACATGCTGAAAATGGGCACCATCGACGCCGCCCGGGAGGCTGAGAAGTCCATCGTGGACATCCAGACCCTCCAGCACACCAACAATCAGCTCATCTCCACCCTGGATGAGGTCATGAAGATCCAGACCGAGGGCAGCCAGAAGCGCAAGGAGGCCGAGGCCGAGCTGGGCCGCATCGAGGGCGAGCTGAAGCAGAAGCTGTTGGAGCTTCGTGGTTAA
- a CDS encoding Rnf-Nqr domain containing protein — protein MTAVYLAGVALAALLSENFILVNCLGIGTRTQAFDHPLEAGRTGAALTAVMTLTALVTWVADQLLYHFALDYYQTLVFALVGPLVVWALRSFLHSCVPELSRRLDESLSSITSNCAAMGAALIISQRGYNLGSALLFALFGGLGATIALISFAGLRLDLNVDGCPKSFRGAPLELITAGLMALSLVGFYGLHLA, from the coding sequence ATGACCGCTGTATACCTGGCAGGGGTGGCTCTGGCCGCCCTGCTGTCGGAAAACTTTATTCTGGTCAACTGTCTGGGCATCGGCACCCGTACCCAGGCCTTTGACCACCCCCTGGAGGCGGGCCGCACCGGCGCGGCCCTGACGGCGGTGATGACCCTCACCGCCCTGGTCACCTGGGTGGCCGACCAGCTGCTGTACCACTTTGCTTTGGACTACTACCAGACCCTGGTGTTTGCTCTGGTAGGCCCGCTGGTGGTGTGGGCTCTGCGCAGCTTCCTGCACTCCTGCGTGCCCGAGCTGTCCCGCCGCCTGGATGAGAGCCTGTCCTCCATCACCTCCAACTGCGCCGCCATGGGCGCGGCCCTCATTATCTCCCAGCGGGGGTACAACCTGGGCTCCGCTCTGCTCTTCGCCCTGTTTGGCGGTCTGGGCGCCACCATCGCCCTGATCAGCTTTGCCGGACTGCGTCTGGACCTGAACGTAGACGGCTGCCCCAAGAGCTTCCGGGGCGCACCGCTGGAGCTCATCACCGCGGGGCTTATGGCCCTGTCTCTGGTGGGATTCTACGGCCTGCATCTGGCGTAA
- the rpe gene encoding ribulose-phosphate 3-epimerase, translating into MIKIAPSILSADFVNLERDIKKVSSADYLHVDVMDGCFVPNITIGVPVVKSIRKCTDMFLDVHLMIDKPLRYIEDFAKAGADLLSIHLEADHPTRIAEALKVMGQCGVKKAVALRPITSANAILPYIEELDMVLVMTVEPGFGGQAFMESQLDTIRQVRAIIEKYNPACELEVDGGIAPKTAPLVVEAGANVLVAGSAVYGKEDIPAAIAALRV; encoded by the coding sequence ATGATCAAGATCGCCCCCTCTATTCTCTCCGCCGATTTTGTCAACCTGGAACGGGACATTAAAAAGGTGTCCTCCGCCGATTACCTCCACGTGGACGTGATGGACGGCTGCTTTGTGCCCAACATCACCATCGGCGTCCCGGTGGTCAAGTCCATCCGCAAGTGCACCGACATGTTCCTGGATGTGCACCTGATGATCGACAAGCCCCTGCGCTACATCGAGGACTTTGCCAAGGCAGGAGCAGACCTGCTGTCCATCCACCTGGAGGCCGACCACCCCACCCGCATTGCCGAGGCTCTCAAGGTCATGGGCCAGTGCGGCGTGAAGAAGGCGGTGGCCCTGCGGCCCATCACCTCGGCCAATGCCATCCTGCCCTACATCGAGGAGCTGGACATGGTGCTGGTGATGACGGTGGAGCCCGGCTTCGGCGGCCAGGCCTTTATGGAGTCCCAGCTGGATACCATCCGCCAGGTGCGCGCCATCATCGAAAAGTACAACCCGGCCTGTGAGCTGGAGGTGGACGGCGGCATCGCCCCCAAGACCGCTCCCCTGGTGGTGGAGGCGGGCGCCAACGTGCTGGTGGCCGGCTCCGCCGTGTACGGCAAGGAGGACATCCCCGCCGCCATTGCCGCTCTTCGGGTATAA
- a CDS encoding RnfABCDGE type electron transport complex subunit D — MTDSRPVIRRQPPQIAQVSSISSTMLDVIVALLPALGMAVYLFGIRVLALTAVSVITCVVSEYVYRRLRKLPDSTQDLSACVTGLLLAMTLPVTAPYWAPVLGGVFAIVVVKQLYGGLGRNFMNPALAGRMLLTTFPGIMTNWVDAFQHPGLLSTADAVTSATPMSYLHNGQLPPQSVGQLLMGQHGGAMGSVAVMMLILGGLYLVARRVIQPRAPLAFLATVALLTFLFPQGDGGRVAWMLAQLFSGGLMLGAIFMASDYTTTPVTPRGQVLFGVGCGLLTVLLRYFGSYPDGVGWAILTMNCCVWLLDRTGMPRRFGVGRFAATREQITQVRASLAEIKFVKPQLRLLSRAGEGTMPGEGYLDELRLKVRQWGVLAVAVALMAGMVFGVHQLTDFATVRTETKLQQELLSQVMPQATTRTETPFRASGALSITAGYNDSGLVGYCVEVQAHGFGGLMTAVVGVNTNGEVTGVAITSHKETLSVGTQALESDYLDQYKGKSGTIRSSGSNAVDTISGATATCDAVTDCVNQALSIVANLDTEGVEYVDGEV, encoded by the coding sequence ATGACTGATTCCAGACCTGTCATCCGCCGCCAGCCTCCCCAGATCGCTCAGGTGTCCAGCATCTCCAGCACCATGCTGGACGTGATCGTGGCCCTGCTGCCCGCCCTGGGTATGGCGGTATACCTGTTCGGCATCCGGGTATTGGCTCTGACGGCGGTGAGCGTCATCACCTGTGTGGTATCTGAGTACGTCTACCGCCGCCTGCGGAAGCTCCCCGACTCCACCCAGGACCTGTCCGCCTGCGTCACCGGACTGCTGCTGGCCATGACTCTGCCCGTCACCGCTCCTTACTGGGCGCCGGTGCTGGGCGGCGTGTTTGCCATTGTGGTGGTCAAGCAGCTCTACGGCGGCCTGGGCCGCAACTTTATGAACCCCGCCCTGGCCGGGCGGATGCTGCTGACCACCTTTCCCGGTATCATGACCAACTGGGTGGACGCCTTCCAGCACCCCGGCCTGCTGTCCACCGCCGACGCGGTGACCTCCGCCACCCCCATGTCCTACCTCCACAACGGCCAGCTGCCCCCCCAGAGCGTGGGCCAGCTGCTGATGGGCCAGCACGGAGGCGCCATGGGCAGCGTGGCGGTGATGATGCTGATTTTGGGCGGCCTTTACTTAGTGGCCCGCCGGGTCATCCAGCCCCGGGCGCCTCTGGCCTTCCTGGCCACCGTGGCCCTGCTCACCTTCCTGTTCCCCCAGGGAGACGGCGGCCGTGTGGCCTGGATGCTGGCTCAGCTCTTCAGCGGCGGGCTGATGCTGGGCGCCATCTTCATGGCCTCCGACTACACCACCACCCCCGTCACCCCCCGGGGCCAGGTGCTGTTTGGCGTGGGGTGCGGTCTGCTCACCGTGCTGCTGCGCTACTTTGGCTCCTACCCCGACGGGGTGGGCTGGGCTATCCTCACCATGAACTGCTGCGTATGGCTGCTGGACCGCACCGGTATGCCCCGGCGCTTTGGCGTGGGCCGGTTTGCCGCCACCCGGGAGCAGATCACCCAGGTGCGTGCCAGCCTGGCCGAGATCAAATTTGTCAAGCCCCAGCTGCGGCTGCTCTCCCGGGCGGGAGAGGGCACCATGCCCGGCGAGGGCTATCTGGATGAGCTGCGCCTGAAGGTACGCCAGTGGGGCGTGCTGGCTGTGGCCGTGGCCCTGATGGCCGGCATGGTCTTTGGGGTACACCAGCTCACCGACTTTGCCACCGTGCGCACCGAGACCAAGCTCCAGCAGGAGCTGCTGTCCCAGGTGATGCCCCAGGCCACCACCCGCACAGAAACTCCCTTCCGGGCCTCCGGCGCCCTGAGCATCACTGCCGGCTATAATGACAGCGGCCTGGTGGGCTACTGCGTGGAGGTCCAGGCCCATGGCTTCGGCGGTCTGATGACCGCGGTGGTGGGCGTGAACACCAACGGCGAGGTCACCGGCGTGGCCATCACCAGCCATAAAGAAACGCTCAGCGTGGGCACCCAGGCCCTGGAGAGCGACTATCTGGACCAGTACAAGGGCAAGTCGGGCACCATCCGCTCCTCGGGCAGCAACGCCGTGGATACCATCTCCGGCGCCACCGCCACCTGCGACGCGGTCACCGACTGCGTCAACCAGGCCCTGTCCATTGTGGCCAATCTGGATACGGAGGGTGTGGAATATGTGGACGGCGAAGTGTAA
- a CDS encoding TPM domain-containing protein, protein MKLFQKTSVAVALTIIMIAAAIGIGQWRAASADPVEETAQSTGLDSSLSTAAYTKWIDDQADVLTDQQEEQICLFNANWVKRYDSLIAVATRSSIDGKIDDYAYDLGVQIELAAADGILVINTSTGECYLAVGPDYPMTDSQVSSYMDQYLYEDAMAGKFGDGVVKLFTGVNEFYVDQYGLGYLSKGSSSYNSRTDTIISVIALVVILVVIASILDSLRYTSYRQRYYGVVNPPYVFRPILFWHGPGYGWYQRRWRRPPPPPPGGPRGPGGPGGPGGFNGFHGPNGSSRGGGFGSGPRGGGFGSRGGGFSGGRGGGFGGSRGGGFSGGRGGGFGGGRGGGFGR, encoded by the coding sequence ATGAAACTTTTCCAGAAAACTTCGGTGGCAGTGGCCCTGACCATCATCATGATCGCCGCCGCCATCGGTATCGGCCAGTGGCGCGCCGCCAGCGCCGACCCGGTGGAGGAAACAGCCCAGTCTACCGGACTGGATTCCTCCCTGTCCACGGCGGCCTACACCAAGTGGATCGACGACCAGGCAGACGTACTCACCGACCAGCAGGAGGAGCAGATCTGTCTCTTCAACGCCAACTGGGTCAAGCGGTATGACAGCCTCATCGCCGTGGCCACCCGCTCCTCCATCGACGGCAAGATCGACGACTACGCCTACGACCTGGGCGTCCAGATCGAGCTGGCTGCCGCCGACGGCATCCTGGTCATCAACACCAGCACCGGCGAGTGCTACCTGGCGGTAGGTCCCGACTACCCCATGACCGACAGCCAGGTATCCTCCTACATGGATCAGTACCTCTATGAGGACGCCATGGCGGGCAAGTTCGGCGACGGCGTGGTCAAGCTGTTCACCGGCGTCAATGAATTCTATGTGGACCAGTACGGCCTGGGCTATCTCAGCAAAGGCAGCTCGTCCTACAACAGCAGAACTGACACCATCATAAGCGTGATCGCTCTGGTGGTCATCCTGGTGGTGATCGCCTCCATCCTGGACTCCCTGCGCTACACCAGCTACCGTCAGCGGTATTACGGGGTGGTCAATCCCCCCTATGTATTCCGGCCTATCCTGTTCTGGCACGGTCCCGGCTATGGCTGGTACCAGCGGCGCTGGCGGCGGCCTCCGCCTCCTCCCCCCGGAGGTCCCAGAGGTCCGGGCGGACCGGGCGGTCCCGGCGGCTTTAACGGCTTCCATGGCCCCAACGGCTCCTCTCGGGGCGGCGGCTTTGGTAGCGGTCCCCGCGGCGGCGGCTTTGGCAGCCGTGGCGGCGGGTTCTCCGGCGGCCGCGGCGGCGGTTT
- a CDS encoding DUF1540 domain-containing protein: protein MDQNNNHIHCTVDSCVHHSAQNACSLNQIRVGCCEGNPTSCKGTECDSFQLK, encoded by the coding sequence ATGGATCAGAACAACAATCACATTCACTGCACCGTGGACAGCTGTGTCCACCATTCCGCCCAGAACGCCTGCTCTCTCAACCAGATCCGCGTGGGCTGCTGTGAGGGCAACCCCACCAGCTGCAAGGGCACCGAGTGCGACTCCTTCCAGCTGAAGTAA
- a CDS encoding 5-bromo-4-chloroindolyl phosphate hydrolysis family protein: MAKHVKRSTIPIYLVGVVWLVFGLFLSLSQPMDYVLCAVISIAAFVVGKAIFPDKHYQMPGQAEEKKEEKKEEKKPEAPKSTGNPEIDNLIKERERALSEMRRLNDSIEDETISAQIDHLEEVTSKIIDQVIKEPAKLPQIRRFLDYYLPTTLKILNAYDRMDAMGVSGDNIDSTKQRVERMMGTIAQAFDKQLDALFGAEAMDISTDITVMENLLAQEGLAGEGKKTTKNQDSDVTLEL; this comes from the coding sequence ATGGCAAAACATGTAAAACGCTCCACGATCCCCATTTATCTGGTGGGTGTGGTTTGGCTGGTATTCGGCCTCTTCCTGTCTCTGAGCCAGCCCATGGACTATGTGCTGTGCGCGGTGATCTCCATTGCCGCCTTTGTGGTGGGCAAGGCCATCTTCCCGGACAAGCACTACCAGATGCCCGGCCAGGCAGAGGAGAAAAAGGAAGAGAAGAAAGAGGAGAAGAAGCCCGAGGCTCCCAAATCCACCGGCAACCCGGAGATCGACAACCTCATCAAGGAGCGAGAGCGGGCGCTGAGTGAGATGCGCCGCCTCAACGACAGCATCGAGGACGAGACCATCTCCGCCCAGATCGACCATCTGGAGGAGGTCACCTCCAAGATCATCGACCAGGTCATCAAGGAGCCCGCCAAGCTGCCCCAGATCCGCCGCTTCCTGGACTACTATCTGCCCACCACCCTGAAAATCCTCAACGCCTATGACCGCATGGACGCCATGGGAGTGTCCGGCGACAACATCGACTCCACCAAACAGCGGGTGGAGCGGATGATGGGCACCATCGCCCAGGCTTTTGACAAGCAGCTGGACGCCCTGTTCGGCGCCGAGGCCATGGACATCTCCACCGATATCACCGTCATGGAAAACCTGCTGGCCCAGGAGGGTCTGGCGGGAGAAGGCAAGAAAACCACCAAGAACCAGGACAGCGACGTGACCCTGGAGCTTTAA
- the recR gene encoding recombination mediator RecR, whose amino-acid sequence MQYFPPALENLVEQFAKLPGVGVKSAQRLAFHVLSMPEDEAAAFAQAILTAKSTIHCCPVCQNLTQGEGPCSICSSPRRDASTICVVADPKDVVAMERSREYQGLYHVLHGVISPMNHVGPDDLHIKSLVERVSAGGVDEVIMATNPDTEGEATAMYLSRLLRPFGVKVTRLAYGIPVGSHLEYADDATLMRALEGRREM is encoded by the coding sequence ATGCAGTACTTCCCCCCCGCTCTGGAAAATCTGGTGGAGCAGTTTGCCAAGCTGCCCGGTGTGGGCGTGAAATCGGCCCAGCGGCTGGCCTTTCACGTGCTGTCCATGCCTGAGGATGAGGCGGCCGCCTTTGCCCAGGCTATCCTGACCGCCAAATCCACCATACACTGCTGCCCGGTGTGCCAGAACCTGACCCAGGGCGAGGGACCCTGCTCCATCTGCTCCAGTCCCCGGCGGGACGCCTCCACCATCTGCGTGGTGGCCGACCCCAAGGACGTGGTGGCCATGGAGCGCTCCCGGGAGTACCAGGGGCTCTACCACGTGCTCCACGGGGTCATCTCCCCTATGAACCACGTGGGACCCGACGACCTGCACATCAAATCCCTGGTGGAACGGGTGTCCGCCGGGGGTGTGGACGAGGTCATCATGGCCACCAACCCCGACACCGAGGGAGAGGCGACCGCCATGTACCTGTCCCGGCTGCTGCGTCCCTTTGGCGTGAAGGTGACGCGGCTGGCCTACGGCATCCCGGTGGGCAGCCACCTGGAGTATGCCGACGACGCCACCCTCATGAGGGCTCTGGAGGGGCGGCGGGAAATGTGA